Proteins encoded in a region of the Variovorax sp. PAMC 28711 genome:
- the earP gene encoding elongation factor P maturation arginine rhamnosyltransferase EarP, with protein sequence MHWDIFCKVIDNHGDLGVCWRLACQLAAQGVRVRLWVDDATALRWMAPRGQEGVELVDWNDPVAVRTAAAAPPPEVLLEAFGCDPAPELLAHFAGAARADGPQRAWINLEYLSAEPLVERLHGLPSSVFHGPGTGLTKHFFYPGFNDATGGLLREPDLPDRQAAFDRAAWLAALGIDWQGERLVSLFCYEPRALARLLADLAASAQPTRLLVTAGRATHAVQAALAHHERGGAAKDACDAHSISYLPHLAQPDFDHLLWACDLNFVRGEDSLVRALWAGAPMVWQIYPQDDDAHHAKLDAFLDWLDAPHSLRRFHKIWNGVAPGTLPALTAETLAEWRSTAHAARQKLQTQDDLVTRLRRFIAQKS encoded by the coding sequence ATGCATTGGGACATCTTCTGCAAAGTCATCGACAACCACGGCGACCTCGGCGTTTGCTGGCGGCTCGCGTGCCAACTCGCGGCACAGGGGGTGCGCGTGCGCTTATGGGTCGACGACGCCACGGCGCTGCGGTGGATGGCGCCTCGGGGCCAGGAAGGCGTGGAGCTCGTCGACTGGAACGATCCGGTCGCCGTGCGCACGGCTGCAGCCGCGCCGCCACCCGAGGTGCTGCTCGAAGCGTTCGGTTGCGACCCGGCGCCCGAATTGCTGGCGCACTTTGCCGGGGCAGCGCGCGCCGACGGCCCGCAACGCGCATGGATCAACCTGGAATACCTGTCGGCCGAACCCTTGGTCGAGCGCCTGCACGGACTGCCGTCGTCGGTGTTCCACGGCCCCGGCACGGGGCTCACCAAGCATTTTTTCTACCCCGGATTCAACGACGCGACCGGCGGCCTGTTGCGAGAGCCCGACCTGCCAGATCGGCAGGCCGCGTTCGACCGAGCTGCCTGGCTTGCCGCACTCGGCATCGACTGGCAAGGCGAGCGGCTGGTCTCGCTCTTTTGCTATGAACCACGGGCGCTCGCCCGCCTGCTGGCGGACCTGGCCGCGAGCGCACAACCCACCCGGCTGCTGGTCACCGCTGGCCGTGCCACGCATGCGGTGCAGGCGGCGCTGGCCCACCACGAGAGGGGCGGCGCCGCGAAGGATGCATGCGATGCCCATTCGATTTCGTACTTGCCGCACCTGGCGCAGCCCGACTTCGATCATCTGCTCTGGGCCTGCGATTTGAACTTCGTGCGCGGCGAAGACTCGCTGGTGCGCGCGCTCTGGGCCGGCGCGCCGATGGTCTGGCAAATCTACCCGCAGGACGACGACGCCCACCACGCCAAGCTCGACGCCTTCCTGGATTGGCTCGACGCCCCGCATTCATTGCGCCGCTTTCACAAGATCTGGAATGGCGTAGCGCCCGGCACCTTGCCCGCACTGACCGCCGAAACCCTCGCCGAATGGCGCTCGACCGCACACGCGGCGCGCCAAAAGCTGCAGACACAGGACGATCTCGTGACACGGTTACGGCGCTTCATCGCCCAAAAAAGCTAA
- the uvrC gene encoding excinuclease ABC subunit UvrC, which translates to MSDVHSDQLLSEVAALPQLPGVYRYFDAAGAVLYVGKARNLKKRVANYFQKSHGGTRIGHMISKIVRMETTVVRSEAEALLLENNLIKSLKPRYNILFRDDKSYPYLKIASHAFPRLAYYRGATDRKHRYFGPYPSAWAVKESILLLQKVFKLRTCEDTVYANRTRPCLLYQIKRCTGPCVGHITPEAYAQDVTNAEAFLEGDTHIVLRALEDRMTAHAERLEFEQAAELRNQMSALSRVLHQQSIEIASDKDVDILAVKVQGGKACVNLAMVRGGRHLGDRPYFPVHVEDATLMHHDGLDTEEGAAPTALDPVEVQVLEAFIAQHYIDVPVPATLVLSELVSRELIEAVSLQSGTRITAVFQPREQRRHWLEMAQTNAGLQLARLLAEEGSQQARTRALTDALELAPDDLDNFRVECFDISHTAGEATQASCVVFEHHTMQNREYRRYNIEGITPGDDYAAMRQVLQRRYAKLAEAMAAEVDAPTPGDGAGSDAPAGTKAARMPDLVLVDGGKGQVSMAREVFSGLGLPLSLIVGVEKGEGRKVGLEELVFADGREKVYLGRDSAALMLVAQIRDEAHRFAITGMRAKRAKVRVGGSQLEDIPGIGPKRRARLLQRFGGIRGVAAASVEDIASVDGIASDLAEEIYKALH; encoded by the coding sequence ATGTCAGACGTGCATTCCGATCAACTGCTCAGCGAAGTCGCGGCCTTGCCGCAGCTTCCGGGCGTCTACCGCTACTTCGATGCGGCCGGCGCGGTGCTCTATGTGGGCAAGGCGCGCAACCTGAAGAAACGGGTCGCCAACTATTTCCAGAAGAGCCATGGCGGCACGCGCATCGGCCACATGATCTCGAAGATCGTGCGCATGGAGACGACCGTGGTGCGCTCCGAGGCCGAGGCGCTGCTGCTCGAGAACAACCTCATCAAGTCGCTCAAGCCGCGCTACAACATCCTGTTTCGCGACGACAAGAGCTATCCGTATCTGAAGATCGCCTCGCACGCGTTCCCGCGCCTTGCCTACTACCGCGGCGCGACCGACCGCAAGCACCGCTACTTCGGCCCGTACCCGAGCGCCTGGGCGGTGAAGGAATCGATCCTGCTGCTGCAGAAGGTGTTCAAGCTGCGTACGTGCGAAGACACGGTGTATGCGAACCGCACGCGGCCGTGCCTGCTGTATCAGATCAAGCGCTGCACCGGGCCGTGCGTCGGCCACATCACGCCCGAGGCCTATGCGCAGGATGTGACCAATGCCGAAGCCTTCCTCGAGGGCGACACGCACATCGTGTTGCGCGCACTCGAAGACCGCATGACGGCGCACGCCGAGCGGCTCGAGTTCGAGCAGGCGGCCGAACTGCGCAACCAGATGTCGGCGCTGTCGCGCGTGTTGCACCAGCAGTCCATCGAGATCGCGTCGGACAAGGACGTCGACATCCTGGCCGTCAAGGTGCAAGGCGGGAAGGCTTGCGTGAACCTCGCGATGGTGCGTGGCGGCCGGCACCTGGGTGACCGTCCGTACTTCCCGGTGCACGTGGAAGACGCGACGCTGATGCACCACGACGGGCTGGACACCGAAGAAGGCGCGGCGCCGACGGCACTCGACCCGGTCGAGGTCCAGGTGCTCGAAGCGTTCATCGCGCAGCACTACATCGACGTGCCGGTCCCGGCCACCCTGGTGCTGAGCGAATTGGTGAGCCGCGAGCTGATCGAGGCGGTGTCGCTGCAATCGGGCACGCGCATCACCGCGGTGTTCCAGCCGCGCGAACAGCGACGCCACTGGCTGGAAATGGCGCAGACCAACGCGGGCCTGCAACTTGCGCGGCTGCTGGCCGAAGAGGGCTCGCAGCAGGCGCGCACGAGGGCGCTGACGGACGCGCTCGAACTCGCGCCCGACGATCTCGACAATTTCCGCGTGGAGTGCTTCGACATCTCGCACACTGCGGGCGAGGCGACCCAGGCGTCGTGCGTGGTGTTCGAGCACCACACCATGCAGAACCGCGAGTACCGCCGCTACAACATCGAAGGCATCACGCCGGGCGACGATTACGCCGCCATGCGGCAGGTGCTGCAACGCCGCTACGCCAAGCTGGCCGAGGCGATGGCTGCCGAGGTCGACGCGCCGACGCCCGGCGATGGCGCCGGCAGCGACGCACCGGCAGGCACGAAGGCCGCGCGCATGCCAGACCTCGTGCTGGTCGATGGTGGAAAGGGCCAGGTGTCGATGGCGCGCGAAGTGTTCAGCGGGCTGGGTTTGCCGCTGTCGCTGATCGTCGGCGTCGAGAAGGGCGAAGGTCGCAAGGTCGGGCTTGAAGAATTGGTGTTTGCCGACGGACGCGAGAAGGTCTACCTCGGCCGCGATTCGGCTGCGCTGATGCTGGTCGCGCAAATTCGCGACGAGGCGCACCGGTTCGCCATCACCGGCATGCGGGCCAAGCGCGCCAAGGTTCGCGTGGGCGGCAGCCAGCTCGAAGACATCCCGGGCATCGGGCCCAAGCGGCGCGCGCGCTTGCTGCAGCGGTTCGGCGGCATCCGCGGCGTGGCGGCCGCGAGTGTGGAAGACATTGCGTCGGTCGATGGCATCGCGTCGGACCTTGCCGAAGAGATCTACAAAGCCCTTCACTGA
- the pgsA gene encoding CDP-diacylglycerol--glycerol-3-phosphate 3-phosphatidyltransferase — MFWTLPTIMTWTRIVAIPLIVGVFYLPIAEPMRNLIATVMFIVFAATDWLDGYLARKLNQTSSFGAFLDPVADKFLVCASLLVLVHLQRADVFVALIIIGREIAISALREWMAQIGAGKSVAVHMIGKVKTTVQMVAIPFLLYDGRLFGVIDTHVWGLWLIWISAVLTVWSMVYYLQKAIPEIRARTQ; from the coding sequence ATGTTCTGGACTCTGCCGACCATCATGACCTGGACGCGCATCGTCGCGATCCCTTTGATCGTCGGCGTGTTCTACCTGCCCATCGCCGAGCCGATGCGCAATCTCATCGCCACGGTGATGTTCATCGTGTTCGCGGCGACCGACTGGCTCGATGGCTACCTGGCGCGCAAGCTCAACCAGACATCGTCCTTCGGCGCCTTTCTCGATCCGGTGGCCGACAAGTTCCTGGTGTGCGCGTCGTTGCTGGTGCTGGTGCACCTGCAGCGAGCCGATGTGTTCGTGGCGCTGATCATCATCGGGCGCGAGATCGCGATCTCCGCATTGCGCGAGTGGATGGCGCAGATCGGCGCCGGCAAGAGCGTTGCGGTTCACATGATCGGCAAGGTCAAGACGACGGTGCAGATGGTGGCGATTCCGTTCCTGCTGTACGACGGCCGTCTCTTCGGCGTCATCGACACCCACGTCTGGGGCCTCTGGCTGATCTGGATCTCGGCCGTGCTCACTGTCTGGTCGATGGTCTATTACCTGCAAAAAGCCATTCCGGAGATTCGGGCCCGCACCCAATGA
- a CDS encoding DMT family transporter, with protein MTAAARSAGWLRAMPVVFVLIWSTGFIVARYGMPYAPPLKFLAVRYALSLACFAAWVMAAHVAWPATRTQWGHLAVTGILMQAGYLGGVWAAVKFGMGSGLVALMVGIQPVLTAVWLSMRGGAITRRQWAGLLLGFAGLVLVVSRKFGQGGEVSALTMGLAVLALLSITAGTLYQKRHVAPCDVRSASAVQLAAALLVTLPFAAMEAEPIVWNLHSGGAMAWSVLALSLGGSSLLYILIQRGTATAVTSLLYLVPPCTAVMAWVLFSEPITLVTVAGIALTAVGVSLVVRGDS; from the coding sequence ATGACGGCCGCCGCCCGCAGCGCGGGCTGGTTGCGTGCGATGCCGGTGGTCTTCGTGCTGATCTGGAGCACCGGCTTCATCGTGGCGCGCTACGGCATGCCGTACGCGCCCCCGCTCAAATTTCTTGCCGTCCGCTATGCGCTGTCGCTCGCCTGCTTCGCTGCGTGGGTCATGGCCGCGCACGTGGCGTGGCCGGCGACGCGCACGCAATGGGGTCATCTCGCCGTGACAGGCATCCTGATGCAGGCGGGCTACCTCGGCGGCGTGTGGGCCGCGGTCAAGTTCGGCATGGGCTCTGGCCTGGTGGCGCTGATGGTCGGCATCCAGCCGGTGTTGACCGCTGTCTGGCTGTCGATGCGAGGCGGGGCGATCACACGGCGCCAGTGGGCCGGCCTGCTGCTCGGCTTCGCCGGGCTGGTGCTGGTGGTCTCGCGCAAGTTCGGGCAAGGCGGTGAGGTCAGCGCGCTGACGATGGGGCTCGCGGTGCTGGCGCTGCTCTCGATCACGGCCGGCACGCTCTATCAAAAGCGCCACGTGGCGCCTTGCGATGTGCGCAGCGCCAGCGCGGTGCAGCTCGCGGCGGCGCTGCTCGTCACGCTGCCTTTCGCAGCGATGGAGGCCGAGCCCATCGTCTGGAACCTGCACTCCGGCGGCGCCATGGCGTGGTCGGTGCTGGCGCTGTCTCTGGGCGGCAGCTCGCTGCTCTACATCCTGATCCAGCGCGGCACCGCGACCGCCGTGACCAGCCTCTTGTACCTGGTGCCGCCCTGCACCGCGGTGATGGCCTGGGTGCTGTTCTCGGAGCCGATCACGCTGGTCACCGTGGCAGGCATCGCGCTCACGGCCGTCGGTGTGAGCCTGGTGGTGCGCGGCGACAGCTGA
- a CDS encoding LysR substrate-binding domain-containing protein, whose amino-acid sequence MNQNAVQRADLALVVSIREEGSLAGAASALGVVPSVVTKRLVALETRLGQRLFDRTTRRLSATAEGEAVCLHAKGLLDGFAALEGELGDRQNELTGSLRLAATFGFGRRWLGPALAAFQARHPALRVELQLSEQLPDLGAQGYDGAIWLWAVQERRAADWVTRRVARNQRVLAAAPDYLARRGTPATLDALALHDCLIARENTDAEQRRAAVWTLRHARDGSTARVQVRGLLSSNSGEMVRDWCLAGRGVMLRSLWDIAPQLASGQLVRVLPHYAMPDADIHWVEPWRPKTPRRIRLLVDFLAESFRAEPWKPGGTKAR is encoded by the coding sequence ATGAATCAAAACGCCGTTCAACGTGCCGACCTGGCGCTGGTCGTGAGCATCCGCGAAGAAGGAAGCCTGGCCGGTGCCGCCTCGGCGCTGGGCGTCGTGCCATCGGTGGTGACCAAGCGACTGGTCGCACTCGAAACGCGCCTCGGGCAGCGGCTTTTCGACCGGACCACGCGGCGGCTGAGCGCGACCGCGGAAGGCGAAGCCGTGTGCCTGCATGCCAAGGGCCTTCTCGATGGGTTCGCCGCACTCGAAGGCGAACTGGGCGACCGGCAGAACGAGCTCACCGGCAGCCTGCGCCTGGCCGCCACGTTCGGCTTCGGCCGACGCTGGCTGGGGCCGGCGCTGGCCGCCTTCCAGGCCCGGCACCCTGCCCTGCGCGTCGAGCTGCAGCTGAGCGAACAGTTGCCCGACCTGGGCGCCCAAGGGTACGACGGCGCCATCTGGCTCTGGGCGGTGCAGGAGCGGCGCGCTGCCGATTGGGTCACGCGGCGCGTGGCGCGCAACCAGCGCGTGCTGGCCGCCGCGCCGGACTACCTTGCGCGCCGCGGCACGCCCGCCACGCTCGACGCGCTCGCCTTGCACGACTGCCTCATCGCCCGCGAAAACACCGACGCCGAGCAACGTCGCGCGGCCGTGTGGACGCTGCGCCATGCGCGCGACGGCAGCACCGCGCGCGTTCAGGTTCGGGGCCTGCTGTCGAGCAACTCGGGCGAGATGGTGCGCGACTGGTGCCTCGCGGGCCGCGGCGTGATGTTGCGCAGCCTCTGGGACATCGCACCCCAACTGGCGTCGGGCCAGCTTGTGCGCGTGCTGCCTCACTATGCGATGCCCGACGCCGACATCCACTGGGTCGAGCCGTGGCGTCCGAAAACACCTCGGCGGATTCGGTTGCTGGTCGATTTTCTGGCGGAGAGTTTTCGCGCTGAACCGTGGAAGCCCGGCGGCACGAAGGCGCGCTGA
- a CDS encoding alpha/beta fold hydrolase, whose amino-acid sequence MLDSFAPFDLLRNGVRIHGRIGGHGTPLLLLHGHPQTHAIWHRVAPRLAAHFTLVMIDLRGYGDSGRPPPDPAHAVYSKREMANDALFAMQHHGFARFGVLAHDRGARVAHRLAADHPDAVQRMLLLDIAPTFAMYENTSDAFARAYWHWFFLIQPPPLPEALIASDPSRYVRSVMGGRHAGLAPFAPDVLAEYERCAAIAGTAESICEDYRASATVDLEHDRSDIAAGRRLAMPLRVLWGEHGAVGRCFDVLALWRDRAFDVAGRAVPCGHYLPEEAPNELVDEALAFFSPLDPGRQP is encoded by the coding sequence GTGCTCGACTCATTCGCTCCCTTCGATCTCCTGCGCAACGGCGTGCGCATCCATGGCCGCATCGGCGGCCATGGCACGCCGTTGCTGCTGTTGCACGGTCATCCGCAAACGCATGCGATCTGGCATCGCGTCGCGCCCCGGCTGGCGGCGCACTTCACGCTGGTCATGATCGACCTGCGTGGCTACGGTGACTCGGGTCGGCCGCCGCCAGATCCCGCCCACGCGGTCTACAGCAAGCGCGAGATGGCGAACGACGCGCTGTTCGCGATGCAGCACCACGGCTTCGCGCGCTTCGGGGTGTTGGCGCACGACCGCGGCGCGCGTGTCGCGCACCGGCTCGCGGCGGACCACCCCGACGCGGTGCAGCGCATGCTGTTGCTCGACATCGCGCCGACGTTCGCGATGTACGAGAACACCTCCGACGCATTTGCGCGTGCCTACTGGCACTGGTTCTTTCTGATCCAGCCGCCGCCATTGCCGGAGGCGTTGATCGCTTCCGATCCATCGCGCTACGTGCGCAGCGTGATGGGCGGGCGGCATGCGGGACTCGCGCCTTTCGCGCCCGACGTGCTGGCCGAATACGAGCGCTGTGCCGCCATTGCCGGCACGGCCGAGTCGATCTGCGAGGACTATCGCGCATCGGCTACGGTGGATCTTGAACATGACCGCAGCGACATCGCCGCGGGGCGCCGGCTCGCCATGCCGCTGCGCGTGTTGTGGGGCGAGCACGGTGCGGTCGGGCGTTGCTTCGATGTGCTCGCGCTGTGGCGCGACCGTGCATTCGATGTGGCAGGGCGCGCTGTGCCGTGCGGCCACTACCTTCCCGAAGAAGCGCCGAACGAACTCGTCGACGAAGCGCTCGCTTTCTTTTCACCTCTCGACCCAGGACGACAACCATGA
- a CDS encoding tartrate dehydrogenase has protein sequence MSTQRIAVIAGDGIGKETMPEGLRVLEAASRKFGIDLKFDHFDFSSWDYCEKHGKMLPDDWKEQIGGHDAIYFGAVGWPEKIADHVSLWGSLLLFRREFDQYINLRPARLMPGIIAPVVRRDGTPREPGEIDMYIVRENTEGEYSSIGGRMYEGTAREIVVQETVMSRIGVDRVLKFAFELAQSRPKKHLTSATKSNGISITMPYWDERVVAMAKNYPGITLDKFHIDILTAHFVQRPDFFDVVVASNLFGDILSDLGPACTGTIGIAPSANLNPERTTPSLFEPVHGSAPDIAGKGIANPIGQIWCGAMMLEFLGHKAAHDAILAAIEKVLAPGSGGPRTPDIGGSATTSDLGRAIADAL, from the coding sequence ATGAGCACCCAGAGAATCGCAGTCATCGCCGGCGACGGCATCGGCAAGGAGACCATGCCCGAAGGGCTTCGCGTGCTGGAAGCAGCGAGCCGGAAGTTCGGCATCGACCTGAAGTTCGACCACTTCGACTTCTCGAGCTGGGACTACTGCGAGAAGCACGGGAAGATGCTGCCCGACGACTGGAAAGAGCAGATCGGCGGACACGACGCGATCTATTTCGGCGCGGTGGGCTGGCCAGAAAAAATTGCAGACCACGTCTCGCTGTGGGGCTCGTTGTTGCTGTTCCGTCGCGAGTTCGACCAGTACATCAACCTGCGGCCGGCGCGCCTCATGCCCGGCATCATCGCGCCGGTGGTGCGACGCGACGGTACGCCACGCGAGCCCGGCGAGATCGACATGTACATCGTGCGCGAGAACACCGAAGGCGAGTACTCGAGCATCGGCGGCCGCATGTACGAAGGCACGGCGCGCGAGATCGTGGTGCAGGAAACGGTGATGTCGCGCATCGGTGTAGACCGCGTGCTGAAGTTCGCCTTCGAGCTCGCGCAGTCGCGGCCCAAAAAGCACCTGACCAGCGCCACCAAGTCGAACGGCATCTCGATCACCATGCCTTACTGGGACGAGCGCGTCGTGGCGATGGCCAAGAACTACCCGGGCATCACGCTCGACAAGTTCCACATCGATATCCTGACCGCGCACTTCGTGCAGCGGCCCGATTTTTTCGACGTGGTGGTGGCCAGCAATCTGTTCGGCGACATCCTGTCGGATCTCGGCCCGGCCTGTACCGGCACCATCGGCATCGCGCCGAGCGCGAACCTGAACCCCGAGCGCACGACGCCCTCGCTGTTCGAGCCGGTGCACGGCTCGGCGCCGGACATCGCCGGCAAAGGCATCGCCAACCCGATCGGGCAGATCTGGTGCGGCGCGATGATGCTGGAATTTCTGGGCCACAAGGCGGCGCACGACGCGATCCTGGCGGCCATCGAGAAGGTGCTCGCGCCCGGCAGTGGTGGTCCGCGGACACCCGATATCGGCGGCTCTGCAACCACATCCGATCTCGGACGCGCGATCGCCGACGCGCTTTGA
- a CDS encoding HU family DNA-binding protein, whose protein sequence is MNKTELIEHIAKNADISKAAATRALESTIGAIRTTLKKGGSVSLVGFGTFAVGKRAARTGRNPRTGDAIKIKAAKIPKFRPGKALKDALN, encoded by the coding sequence GTGAACAAGACCGAATTGATTGAGCACATCGCGAAGAACGCCGATATTTCCAAAGCTGCCGCCACTCGCGCACTCGAATCCACCATCGGCGCCATTCGCACCACGCTCAAAAAAGGCGGCTCTGTTTCTCTCGTCGGTTTCGGTACCTTCGCCGTCGGCAAGCGTGCTGCCCGCACTGGCCGGAACCCCCGCACCGGCGACGCGATTAAAATCAAGGCAGCCAAGATTCCCAAGTTCCGTCCAGGCAAGGCGTTGAAAGACGCATTGAACTGA
- a CDS encoding peptidylprolyl isomerase, translating to MFDFFRKYNKIVMGVLFLLIIPSFVLFGVEGYKSNGADEKVATIDGTPITRPEWDQQHRVEVDRIRQQNPAIDASLLDSDVARYATLERMVRDRVLAAAASKSNLTISEERLSQIFANDPGLKSFIVPDAKGVPTFDREAFIRMTGRTPEQQMAATRAELATQQVLLGVSGTAFATRAQADAALRAFYDKREIQVARFNAVDFVSKVTLTDADLQSYYDQHAAQFRAPEQATIEYVVLDADAVKKSIVLSEADVKSYYEQNKERLGSKEERRASHILITAPSSAPAADREKAKAKAEQLLAEVKKAPATFADVARRNSQDPGSAEKGGDLDFVTRGAMVKPFEDAMFALKKGQISDVVETPFGYHIIQLTDLKPSNVPPFEQARTGIEADLRTQQATAEFAKAAEAFTDAVYQQPDSLKAAADKFKLTIRTAANVARTPAAGATGALASKNFLAALFAPDSLERKHNTEAVEVGPSQLASGRVTQYAAARTLPFAEVKEKVRTELLAERAAALAKAEGTAKLAAWQAGAAGAVFGAPLTVSRLDTQSQPAPVVEGALRADTSKLPALVGADLGQQGYAVIKVIKNVPRPAPTAEQAQQESAQLAQAVAGAEAAAYYELLKERFKVKFLAPRPSDSTVAENR from the coding sequence ATGTTTGATTTTTTCCGCAAGTACAACAAGATCGTGATGGGTGTCTTGTTCTTGCTGATCATTCCGTCGTTCGTGTTGTTTGGCGTAGAGGGTTACAAAAGCAACGGTGCCGACGAAAAGGTCGCGACCATCGACGGCACCCCCATCACGAGGCCCGAGTGGGATCAGCAGCATCGCGTCGAAGTCGATCGCATTCGTCAGCAGAACCCGGCCATCGATGCGTCGTTGCTCGATTCGGATGTCGCCCGCTATGCAACGCTCGAGCGCATGGTGCGAGATCGCGTGCTGGCAGCGGCTGCGAGCAAAAGCAATCTCACCATTTCCGAGGAGCGCCTCTCGCAGATTTTTGCGAATGATCCCGGGCTCAAGTCCTTCATCGTCCCCGACGCCAAGGGTGTTCCGACGTTTGATCGTGAGGCGTTCATTCGCATGACCGGCCGCACCCCTGAACAGCAGATGGCGGCCACCCGTGCCGAACTTGCGACGCAACAGGTGTTGCTTGGCGTGTCGGGCACCGCCTTTGCCACCCGCGCACAGGCTGACGCGGCACTGCGCGCGTTCTACGACAAGCGCGAGATTCAGGTCGCACGCTTTAACGCCGTGGACTTCGTGTCGAAGGTGACGTTGACCGATGCCGACCTGCAAAGCTATTACGACCAGCACGCGGCGCAGTTTCGTGCGCCCGAACAGGCGACGATCGAGTACGTCGTGCTCGATGCCGATGCAGTCAAGAAGAGCATCGTGCTGAGCGAAGCCGATGTGAAAAGCTATTACGAACAGAACAAAGAGCGTCTGGGCAGCAAGGAGGAGCGCCGCGCGAGCCACATCCTCATCACGGCGCCGAGCAGTGCGCCAGCGGCCGATCGCGAAAAAGCAAAGGCGAAGGCAGAGCAATTGCTCGCGGAAGTCAAAAAAGCACCGGCGACGTTCGCCGATGTGGCACGCAGGAATTCGCAGGATCCGGGCTCGGCAGAAAAGGGTGGCGACCTGGATTTCGTGACCCGCGGTGCGATGGTCAAGCCTTTTGAAGATGCGATGTTCGCGCTCAAGAAGGGTCAGATCAGCGATGTCGTTGAAACACCGTTCGGTTACCACATCATTCAGCTGACCGACTTGAAGCCTTCCAACGTGCCGCCATTCGAGCAGGCACGCACGGGCATTGAAGCCGACCTGCGCACGCAGCAGGCGACCGCCGAGTTCGCGAAGGCCGCAGAAGCTTTCACCGATGCCGTGTACCAGCAACCCGACAGCCTGAAGGCTGCTGCCGACAAGTTCAAGCTGACCATCCGGACAGCAGCCAACGTCGCGCGCACGCCCGCAGCCGGTGCAACCGGCGCGCTGGCGAGCAAGAATTTTCTGGCGGCGCTGTTTGCGCCTGATTCGCTCGAGCGCAAGCACAACACCGAAGCGGTCGAAGTCGGCCCGAGCCAGCTCGCGTCGGGTCGGGTGACCCAGTACGCGGCGGCACGCACGCTGCCTTTCGCTGAAGTCAAGGAAAAGGTGCGCACCGAATTGCTGGCCGAGCGCGCTGCTGCGCTCGCCAAAGCCGAAGGCACAGCGAAGCTGGCCGCATGGCAAGCCGGCGCTGCCGGCGCGGTCTTCGGCGCCCCGCTGACGGTGTCTAGACTCGACACCCAGTCGCAACCGGCGCCAGTGGTCGAGGGCGCACTCCGCGCGGACACTTCGAAGCTGCCGGCGCTGGTCGGGGCTGACCTGGGCCAGCAAGGCTACGCCGTGATCAAGGTCATCAAGAATGTGCCTCGGCCAGCGCCGACGGCCGAACAGGCTCAGCAGGAAAGTGCACAGCTGGCCCAGGCTGTGGCCGGCGCGGAAGCTGCTGCTTACTACGAACTGCTCAAAGAGCGGTTCAAGGTGAAGTTCCTTGCGCCGAGGCCTTCCGATTCGACAGTGGCAGAGAATCGATAG
- a CDS encoding H-NS histone family protein: MPTLADINSQIQKHDEQIAQLRKQAEDMRNQERAGVVEELRKKIAEYGISAADLKLSGGRGPAKRSGAPAAAKAAARYRGPAGETWSGGRGRKPRWVTEALAAGKPLSDFEIR; this comes from the coding sequence ATGCCAACCCTTGCCGATATCAATTCGCAGATCCAGAAACACGACGAACAGATTGCGCAATTGCGCAAACAAGCCGAAGACATGCGCAATCAGGAGCGCGCCGGCGTTGTCGAAGAGTTGCGCAAGAAGATTGCCGAATACGGAATTTCAGCGGCCGACCTGAAGCTGAGCGGCGGTCGGGGCCCCGCAAAGCGCAGCGGCGCACCCGCGGCGGCAAAAGCAGCGGCGCGTTATCGCGGCCCGGCTGGCGAAACCTGGTCTGGTGGCCGGGGTCGCAAGCCGCGCTGGGTGACAGAAGCGTTGGCGGCTGGCAAACCGCTGTCTGATTTCGAGATCAGGTAG